One region of Cydia fagiglandana chromosome 17, ilCydFagi1.1, whole genome shotgun sequence genomic DNA includes:
- the LOC134672693 gene encoding uncharacterized protein LOC134672693, translating to MTSKRKRDCDETDEMRAKRQRRRKRSRSEPLLHDSESAEKRQALKRLFGRICSVELDDTQREEEARGDFNDENEDPLLDSVPVDMDPEQLGFLVCAQETLRFLHRRGIPIEHPVFSRLRSRLLRGIDEMAVA from the coding sequence ATGACTAGCAAGCGCAAACGCGATTGTGACGAAACTGACGAGATGCGGGCGAAGCGGCAGCGGCGGCGTAAGCGGTCGCGCAGCGAGCCGCTGCTTCATGACTCGGAGAGTGCGGAGAAAAGACAGGCGCTGAAGCGGCTGTTCGGACGGATTTGTTCGGTGGAGCTGGATGACACACAACGCGAGGAGGAGGCGCGCGGTGACTTTAACGACGAAAACGAGGACCCGCTGCTGGACTCTGTGCCGGTGGACATGGACCCCGAGCAGCTCGGGTTCCTGGTGTGCGCGCAGGAGACGCTACGGTTCCTGCACCGGCGCGGCATCCCCATCGAGCACCCCGTGTTTTCGCGGCTGCGCTCGCGGCTGCTCCGCGGGATCGACGAGATGGCGGTGGCCTGA